CATTACTTATTCTCTTTACTCTAGTGATCCTGCCTTCCATTGACTGCAATGGCTGTGCTATTCATGGACTGACTCTAGGATTGGACTGTTTACTAAGCAAATAATCAGAATCAGCAGATTTGGAGTCATATGGGCACCCAATAAGCAGCCTGTTTTGTTGTAGGATTGGGTATAAAATCCCAAATCTCATCAGCTCCTAGCTGTTGGCACCAGGACTCACTAACAGCAAGCAGAATGGCCTTTCActctgctctttttgttttctttgctggaCTGGTATTTCTTGCTGAAGCTGCACCACTggtgagtctttttttttattcaaccTCAATCATTACAGGAATGACAATCTATATTTTCTAGACAACTAGCATCTTCCTCAACCATGAAATGCTGAAACTATTAGACTTCcctaaaatgttattttactaCCATTTTTTGATGTATCTTCATCataattctttaaatttttctttcaccatTTACCCATCTATTTCAGGGCACTATGAAAGGGTATGGGATATAGATgtgaccttttatttttctctgtttctgtcagTTTGTGACTCACATCCCATACCTTCAATATAGAGATAGCTTTGCTTCTTTCACCAAACAAGTGCTTCTCTAAAGCactaaaaggggaaaaaagaaaaataaatatataaataaaaaataacaacaacaacaacaaaaaaaaacaatattctttcattctttcaccCCTAGTGATGTTGTAGGTATTTCTTTGTTGGTTGCCCAGGCTAACATTCCcgattaaaataatttactattttcttatttttgatcTCACTAAAAAGGTATATTTTATAACATCTTCCCAGGGACACATGCAACTCTAAATATTTGTCAAactgtgtatatgtatgtatgtaaaataaagtgATCTGTATAAAGATCAAAGATTCTGCTGTAAGCCATAAATGTTTGTGAACTAGCTTTGAATACCATTTTGCAAAGGACTTGCTTTTAAGCCAATGTTAATTCTGCAATCTTCTCTTTGAAGGAAAGCTTTTGCAGGGCTAGTGAACAGCTCCTGTATAacctctcctgctttccccaAGGTCTCCCATGGCTCTGTTGATTCCAAATGCCCTCTCATGGTGAAAGTGCTGGATGCAGTCAGAGGAAGTCCTGCAGCTAACGTAGCTGttaaagtctttaaaaaggCTGCAGATGGAAGCTGGCAGGACTTTGCCACTGGGTAAGTTATGTGGTCTTACTGAGACATTTTCAAGGCGCCTTGGGcaaacaaatgagaaataaaggGAATGGAgctctgatggaaaaaaaaaaaaactttttttctttcacatgtcACACTATAACCAGCATTATACACACTATAACCACACTATAACAGCACATGGCTTTTGTTCTAGAATCCATCAGATTCAAGTGGAACATACCTGCtacttaaaatgaaacacatattaattaaaaaaaaaaaaataagatttttgcCTTACCTACTAAACCTACTTGTCTAAGTAggtttaataaatacatattgtttttctcctaattCCAATAATACCTGTCCTttctataaaaggaaaaaaaataaagcctattTGCCAGAATTTTGCAGGCAATCCAGACTAACCTATTATCTTCATATGAAATGGATATAGATCTTTATTTTCAACAGTCACATACAAAATCCTTCCTGTAAGCTCTATGTGTGCACATACAAATAACAAGTGTATTAGTTCTCTTCTGTGCAATAAACTTGCTTGTTTTATGAAACTCCTTAACATGAAGGATTTTAAAAGTCCCACTGTAACATAACACAGAATCATGGccacagtatttttttgttgtcataTCTACAGATTTGTGTGGCTTTTGCTATTATGACAGCTTAACACTTACAAAGCATCCTCAGAACATCACTGAGAAGTAGGCAAATACTATTATCTTCAGCCTGCAGGAAAAATATGTGGAACAGAGGGATacagttttctaaaatgtaaatagGTGAGGTATTCAGGCATTTAAGTTTCATTGTAACAACTCACTGATTCAGATTTTTAACTAAGAGAAATCTCTAGCAGCAGGAGGATATTCAAGTACAGAACAACAAGCATAAGCATGGACAGGAACTACTACAGCATCCAACTGTTTTTTACTCGAACTTTTATAGCATGATTTATATAAAAGCTgtagggagaaaaagaggagaacaCTACAAGCAGAGACATAGCTTTCTTTATCTGAAgggtttctttttataaaactcaaaacaaacaaacgaaaaacaaaacctttcccCATTGAAAAGGAACAAGGAGGTTAAGAGATAAAAACAGACACCTCCATTCCCAAAGGGTGAGTGTCagtctaggaaaaaaatgactctTGGCATGGATTTACATCCTTCAAGCAACAAAGTACCTCTTTAAAAATTGACAGGCTGCTTTCAAGAGAAGTGGAGACAATGGTAATGTCTTGTTGTTAACAAGTATTTGTGCCATGATCAGGAAATCCAcgttattttaaatgtttcatcaATTGGTCTTGAATGTGTAATATAAAGTACAACTTACACTGGAATAAGATAAATATAACATAAGTGTTTAATGTCACCTTTTGAGCATACTagtgttttcttgttcttgttcagCAGCAACACTGCTCTTAACAAGCCCAAGGAAACAAATCTTGTGGTTCTTCTTAGCCAAGTTCTTTTGACACTTTATACCACAGAGAAAGTCTgagaaaatcatttatttaaattatttgaataaataaatgaggaaaatagCCTTAGGCAAAGGAGAAGTATTTTGCTGGGGGAACATTAAACCACCATTTTTACTGCAGGTAAAGATTATGACCTTTCCTTTGGCTTGCATCTTAACCAAGGCTGCCTTCAGTGACAACACTGACTTAGGTTGAGCACACttgtttaaaatagtttttcacaCATGATtgcaattttcttcctttgggaaAACCAGAGTTTATCCGTGATAAATCTGTTGAAAATCTGAATGCAATCAAGGAACACAATCTGTAACTACACCCAGCAtgttaatattttgaatttccATATGCCTCTGCTATGTACTGTAAACGTGTCATTTTGTACAGATGTCTATAAAAGCTTTTCgttttgtttggctgttttAGTTTAGTTAGATGGTAGTTGTTGTTTAGCCTTGCTAACACATTCTAGGGAACTTAGCAAACACACCTTGTAACTGTagaatttcaaatattaatatttaaaaggcagagaagaagtTAGCATAATAACAGCTGATTTTATTAAGAggcttatttcaaaataaatctggCCAAAAGTATGCAAGGAAAGCTTAACTACAGCTGAGATGCACTCTGAGGAAGGCCCTAGGGCTAGGAAGCCCATGATATGGGTTCTCTATGAGCTCTTCCCATGACTAGCTTTGACCTTCTCACTGCTCACATGTTTTTGGAAATCTAGGCCTCATAGTTCAAGAGTTGTATTCACTAAACATTGTGACCTTGGGTGTGAATCatcatcaaagaaaaataaaaagtcacagCACATTTGATAGAAATACAAGTGCTCATACAGAAATGCAAGTACTGCTCAGAAAGAATCACTTGTACCATTTTGCTACCAGGGCTGAATGCAGGAAATCCTCTGCCTTGTGCTAATTCTATCCAGAATATGAATCACACACTGTCTTGTTGGATGTCACCACAACAGTGGTACTTAAGGGTTTGCTTATGAGCAAACCACTAACACTGAATGGCTATCACTTAATAGTTAAAGTGGAGAAAGTGCCATTAACTCTTGGTGGTGAACAGAAGACTTCAAGTGAACCCTTGTTTCCAGTTTCCCAGCTGTTCTGGATGGTTAACATCTGCAACTCTGGATCAGCTAATTACAGAAAGCACCATTCAAGCTGCATCCACATCTTTCTTAAACTAAAATTTCTTTATGTGAACAAAGATTTTAGGTCAcacaccattttttccttttaaatggaTTGTGTCAAAACCATCTAGCTTCTAAGCAGATATATGTGAATTGCTAACTTGCAGCCTGAACAGTTCTGCAGAATCTCAGCAATTGCCTCACGTTTTCAAGGACACATGAGCACTTGTCAATGAGATCTTCAGCCTTTTGCCTATTGCCTTTTCTAAAGGCAAGATAGGTTAAACAAGGAAATACTAACACTTCTTCAAAGACTGCCTGTGAGACATGTTTCAGTCATGGCTTGGATTCTCTACAGGTATGGAAAGAATAACTGGATATAGCTGATTTCACCTATACTAGACCTGTGAGACTTTTGTTAGTCTTCAAAGTGCTAGAgttgaaatgtaagaaaatctGAACACTACCACAgcatttttgattttgtaactTCTTAATTTAAGCAAAAGATCATCATTCAGACTTTTGTCATTCACTATCGTTAACCAAAGAAGACAAGCAAGGTGGAGTAGTAGGAggaggctggaaaagaaaagctgtaataGCACAATTGATTCTTTCTCTGATAAGAAGCCGTAGATCATTgcatcctctcctccctctATTTCTCCTcatgcttttctattttctgcatAGGCAGCTATCCTTCTCATAGGCTGGGCAAGTCCTACTAGTTCTTGAAgtcaaagttttctttatttttccttcagatacATCAAATGGTTATGAAatgctatataaatattttcagtagaaaaaaataaaatcagataaaaagattgaaataaaaataaaataaaacagtgaggGAAAGGGCATGTAAAGGAGTTAGGAGccaaatatgtaaatatttaaacagttgTCAAACAAAGCTTGGTCTTTTTCAGACTAATAGGGTGCAATGCCAGCTATATTTCCTCCTTGCTTCTGGATTCCATTCACCCAGTATTTTGTTACAAGCTGAATATATAATCTCTTTGAGCTGGCAATTCCTATTGCTCATTTACATGGCACCCAGTGGAAGAGGACCCTGCTCTTTGACCAAGACATGGCAATTTGAATTAATAAAATCTTGTGAGGCTAAATTGCTGTTCCAAGACACTACCATTCAGGGTTAtataaaaacacttcagtgtTTAGATGTAAAACCTATAGTCTCAGTGCTAATAACTACTGAATAAAATCATTTGCCACTAAAATCTCTTTTCTCTAATTATAATTTGAGAATTGGCATCTTGCCTTTCATCATGACAATCCTTTTCCTAGGCCACTAACATTTGGTTCCAGAGGGCACTTGGTACAAGTTTAACATGATATTAAAACAGGGGTCTTAACTATAATCCCTGCCATAGCAACAAAAATGACCAAAGAAAGCCAGTCAGCTTTAATTTGTGATGTACGTGGATAAGCTGGTAGCAGGGACAGGTTCTGCAATATGGAAGCATACACTACACAGGAGagaattatttcagattattaGAAATCATTCAATGTTGAATTTGGCTATACAGCACCTGTGCTATTTAACACTCCATATTGGCTGTTTCCGTTTAACATTTAAATgacagtataaaatatttatgtacgTATTTTATCATTACAGGAAAACCACAGAGTATGGTGAAATCCATGAGCTCACAACAGAAGAACAGTTTGTAGAAGGAACATACAGGGTTGAGTTTGACACCAGCTCTTACTGGAAAGGACTTGGCCTTTCCCCATTCCATGAATATGCTGATGTAAGTATTTGCAAATATACCTAATAACCTATATACCATGCAGCAGCATGAGCTGGACAGAATAAATGTAGTCCTTTGATActgaaaatgcaataaaatggtTCACTGCCACCTAACATTGTGCAAATAAAGACAGTAAACAGTCAGCTAAGCCAGAGGAAGTAGCCAAATTCCCTGCAAGTACAAATTGGCACAGCTCTTCAAAGAGGAGCTGTGCCCATTTAGTTTAGTAGAGACTTTTGTCCAAAAAGAGCTACGTTATTCAAAACcatgcagcattttaaaactaaacaaacaaaccaaaacaaaaacacacaaaatgaacATAGTCtcctttaatttaatttgctgaAGGAATATACAGATTTGGAAGCCTTAATTTTATAGAACATTAGCTCTTATTTAGTCAGGGGGATATCCTTCATGCCAGTCACCTGAATTCTTGTATGATAGgtaatcacaggaaaaaaaacatgttcttttTGGTGTGCATTTTTTATGATGCTCAGTACTGATAtatacaatagaaaaaaaaatagataaaagaaaaaaagaagcataaaaagataaagaaataaccatagtgggaaaataaaaataggctgTTTCATCGATACCCAAATTCCATAGTCAGGGTTTTTTTCATGTCACATGctcctctttgctttctgtccaACATTGATTTATAGTGTGCTCTTTTCTATGACATTTACTTAGTACTTCCAAAAATTTTGTTTACATTCTTGAGGCTTACACTGCCATTTAACTTAAGTTTCTCTAAACATTCTGTTCAGTGGTCTGGAATGACTATGGAATTATTCTgtagaacattttaaattgttaatttaTGGAGACCTGTGGAAGACTAAAACAAATGACTAAGGTCCAGATCCATAAAAGCCTGAGGTGCAACTTGAGTGATTTAGGCCAAATAGACAACCCTCATAAATATTCCCTAACCATTTGGATGTCTGAAAAATGCTGGAACCTAAGAATTTCACCTCAAAAGGTGTTTAAAAGCACATAGTTGAGACTGTTCCAGCTAGGCTGTTAGGATGCCTTCCTTTGACGTAATGGTCTACAAGTCACCCCATTACCCTAGGAAGTGGGCAAAGTTCAGTGACCGTCTGTGTACAAGGTAATTCTAGCCTACAGTTCTCATGTCTTGGCAGCTTAGACTTTGGCAGGACTAGGGTGGAAGATGGAACTCTCTAGTCCTGAcagttcagaaaacagttcAAGTATTAGACTAAAGAGAGCCATAGAAAGGGGCTCGATTGAAGGCACTTTTCCTGGGAGCTGCGTCTCACCTTCCAAGAACTGATTTGGAGAGCAGCAAATGTGAATTCTTTTAGAACAagggttttttccttttcttgcaaGTCTAGTAATTCAGCTCTCCCATTAAGAACTGACTCATCATCAGCTGTGTTAAAAACAGCACTGAGGCACCGAAGTATTGAAACCAGCTTTGGGCTCCAACTGCCTGCCTTGCTTAGAGCTAGGACACCTCACACAGATGTTGTATTGAAGTTAACAGAGGATTTCACCTCTCTGTCTTTCTTATTGGTTGTTTGAGAtacctccctctcctcctcccactccACATCACAGACTAGAAATAGGCATGCCTGACTCAGGTGTTCAGTGTCGTCACCGCACGTCACCACAGGTGAGGCTTTTGTGGACATTGGTCCAAATCACACTAATTTCTCTGTCTTCAGCAGGTGTAATAAATTAATGGGGAGCATTACCCTTTGCAAAGGAGTTTGACCATTGACTGAAAAGAACTATCAGAATAGTCTACACAGGAACTAGAGCATGCTTCCTGATTTTAAACATTAAGGTAGTTTTGAACGTGTGCTGTTCATCGTGATCacaagttttctcttttccaggtgGTGTTCACTGCTAATGATTCTGGTCACCGCCATTATACCATTGCCGCTCTCCTCAGTCCTTTCTCTTATTCAACCACTGCTGTTGTCAGTGATCCCCAGGAATAAACATGTACTGTCATTACACAAACACCTTCCTCTGCTAGGACTATTGTAGGCTTTTAGAAGGAAGGGTTTTTCTATTGCTAATGCATATCTTTTTGCTATATTCgtttttgtgtttgtggtttttttttgttttgttttttttttttttcattttgtaaccTGGCAAAAATTCAAACAAGTCAATAAAATGttacttctttaaaacaatttctactCTGTTGGTGAAGTTTTATTGTGTTATAAAGTGCTGTAATTTGTGTTCAAGTGCAAAGGGCATCTGGAAACTGTGTGTGGCATATGGAAGTAAACTAACACTTGATTTGGTTCTGTTATCTTCCTCCAGTACCTTAAACAAAATCTCACCAAATGAACTGGATTAGAATAAGAAAGTTAGAGTTCTgctacttcaaaaaaaaaaaaaaaaagaccaaatgtactcaaaataataaaatcatctATGCTATTCATAGTTTACACACAGAAGAGACAGTCCCACAATCAACTAGGTCACAGGGTAAACACGAGAAATTCTGAATATCTAGCAGCAAACGATGTAGAAAGattgttaaaatatatagatGTAGAGAGCTGGATGAAATCTATGTAGCTTTACTTGAAACTTTAAGGCATACTTTGTTGATTTCAAGAGGAAGAGTTGCTACTCACTGAATCTAGGAAGTTCTGAAGTAATTTCAATTACCACCATTTTTAACAACTCTGATCTTTAACCAAGCTGGCTACCATATTCAGGCGCATTCCAATTAAATCTCTAATAAGTCAAATCTCTAGCCATCACCTGAATATGCTCTTCAAAATTTTAGAAGCAGAACAAGGCAAACTTTAGAGTAACTGTGATTCAAATAACATTGTTGATAAATGGGCACAAGAGTGTGAGGGCTTTAGCAGTGATTTCTGTAGACTTATGGcctattgtatttaaaaatatcctgaagCAGAGGAATTATTGTTTAATGGGATTATGGAAATGACAGAGGTCATTACTGAACTCATGCCATTCAGAAACTATCAGTACTCATCTGCACTGACCTTGAAGCTGATCTCTACACTGAGAGCCTACTGGGATGACTGCATACCAAGAGAATTCACAAgctatttaattaattttctccctgATTTCTGGACTCCAACAAAGTTACACAATTCTAGTAAACAGTGCAGATAGTTTCAAAATAGCACCCATGTTGAAGCATGCATGCCATTTCATGTGAACCTGCTATTCCTAAAGCTTGAAAATCAGTAGGTTTGATTTGCAGAAGGCTATGCCTAGCCATTTAGTTAGAATGTAAATATGTTCCTAAAGTCATGTGTTgtcatcaaaaataaaaaataataataaaaaataaaaacaataacaaggaaaaaagaaaaaaaagaaaaaggaaaaagaaaaaagaggctAACATCCCTACTCTGCATGTAGTCATCCACTTGAGGACAGGGTAAATATAGTAAGAGTGTATTTGCATGGGCCTAGCCAAAGATCAGAAAGAGTTTCATTtaaggaaataacattttccaaaaatgaaatagaGGCTTCTGGTGGGGGCT
The genomic region above belongs to Cygnus atratus isolate AKBS03 ecotype Queensland, Australia chromosome 2, CAtr_DNAZoo_HiC_assembly, whole genome shotgun sequence and contains:
- the LOC118251274 gene encoding transthyretin; translation: MAFHSALFVFFAGLVFLAEAAPLVSHGSVDSKCPLMVKVLDAVRGSPAANVAVKVFKKAADGSWQDFATGKTTEYGEIHELTTEEQFVEGTYRVEFDTSSYWKGLGLSPFHEYADVVFTANDSGHRHYTIAALLSPFSYSTTAVVSDPQE